A window of the Dyadobacter pollutisoli genome harbors these coding sequences:
- a CDS encoding imelysin family protein — translation MKKYLVLLLTLSLWACSDSGDKPEPVPVDEDKDRKVMLSYLASQIIIPSYDQFKVKFDAMVAKSNAFAAKPDAATLADYRGAWADAYTEWQKVELFDFGPGEKHTIRNFFNIYPASELGIAANMADPASSLDVPSSYPSQGFPALDYLINGLAATDAAILTEYTTAPDAAKKLAYIKRVNERMSSILNTVITEWKGPYNATFTTKTGLDIGSSTSLLVNGYVLHYERYIRSGKFGIPSGAMLNGVPAAEKVEAYYKKDLSLTLAKTAHQAYIDFFNGKDVKSGGSGPSLKTYLNALGAKDSATGKSLSELLNSQFEASNAKLSVLKPNLFEEVKTNNQAMKDTYTEMQKAVRMLKVDMSSAMSITITYTDNDGD, via the coding sequence ATGAAAAAATACCTTGTGCTGCTGCTGACATTATCACTCTGGGCCTGCTCTGACAGCGGCGACAAACCCGAACCGGTGCCCGTTGACGAGGATAAGGACCGCAAAGTAATGCTCTCCTACCTGGCCAGCCAGATCATTATCCCCTCTTATGATCAGTTCAAAGTCAAATTTGATGCGATGGTTGCCAAATCAAATGCATTTGCTGCCAAGCCCGACGCTGCAACGTTAGCCGATTATCGCGGCGCCTGGGCAGATGCCTATACGGAATGGCAAAAAGTGGAGCTCTTTGATTTTGGTCCCGGGGAAAAACACACGATCCGTAATTTTTTCAATATCTATCCTGCTAGTGAGCTGGGTATCGCCGCTAACATGGCCGATCCTGCTTCCAGCCTGGACGTACCGAGCTCCTACCCCAGCCAGGGATTTCCAGCCCTGGATTATCTGATCAACGGGCTTGCTGCTACCGACGCGGCCATACTCACCGAGTATACCACCGCACCGGATGCCGCCAAAAAACTGGCCTATATCAAGCGTGTCAATGAGCGGATGAGCTCGATTCTTAATACGGTGATCACCGAATGGAAAGGCCCTTACAATGCGACTTTTACCACAAAAACAGGCCTGGATATCGGCTCTTCCACTTCGCTGCTGGTTAACGGATATGTGCTTCATTACGAGCGCTACATCCGTTCCGGAAAATTTGGTATTCCCTCTGGCGCCATGCTCAATGGTGTTCCTGCTGCTGAGAAAGTAGAGGCCTACTATAAAAAGGATTTGTCGCTAACGCTGGCCAAAACGGCACATCAGGCCTATATTGATTTTTTCAATGGTAAAGATGTTAAATCCGGCGGGTCTGGTCCTTCTTTGAAAACCTACCTGAATGCACTAGGGGCCAAAGACAGCGCTACCGGTAAGTCGCTCTCCGAGCTGCTCAACAGCCAATTTGAAGCAAGCAACGCCAAACTCAGTGTGTTGAAGCCTAACCTTTTCGAAGAGGTCAAGACCAACAACCAAGCCATGAAGGATACTTACACGGAAATGCAGAAAGCGGTGCGGATGCTGAAAGTGGATATGAGCTCGGCCATGAGCATTACCATTACTTACACCGACAACGATGGGGACTAG
- a CDS encoding DUF4856 domain-containing protein — MLHLNSKWQAILLASLVAFAVTSCSDDDEGTPVQPDLRAKIDIAKATPTTPYKALFTDAKGDTTVDLKSGNDRYKMFQALNYYLGSAVRDSAVLEATVMKNMYANTASPFTDIKTSTISIKGADLNASEVQLRNVTANSKSSAEAEANRVAIEGYFTSMADASKSVKAAASKGVAGKLGTYLVNKQGIEIAQIIQKGLIGAVQLDHISNVLLDKGLTADNSALVSGKKYTALEHNWDEAYGLLTLNPIYLAGATDAARNSNESFIGSYLWEYNKASYAKIHPAFLKGRVAIVNKDNTELKTQATFIRTEMEKAIAAAALGYLGKWKSAATDAARAHAIGEGLGFIYSLRFCTINGADAAFSDGLLGGLVGSPNGFWDLTNEKINAASDAITAKFKL; from the coding sequence ATGCTACACCTTAACTCAAAATGGCAGGCGATCCTGCTGGCGTCCCTAGTGGCTTTCGCTGTCACTTCCTGCTCTGACGACGATGAAGGAACACCTGTACAGCCAGATTTGCGCGCTAAAATTGATATCGCCAAGGCCACACCTACTACGCCATACAAGGCCCTGTTCACAGATGCAAAAGGCGACACGACGGTTGATCTCAAATCAGGAAATGACCGCTACAAGATGTTCCAGGCCCTTAATTACTACCTGGGTTCTGCCGTCAGAGACAGCGCTGTGCTTGAGGCTACTGTGATGAAGAATATGTACGCCAACACCGCCAGTCCGTTTACAGACATTAAAACGTCCACCATCTCTATCAAAGGAGCGGATCTGAATGCTTCTGAGGTGCAACTAAGAAACGTTACAGCTAATTCGAAATCTTCGGCGGAAGCTGAGGCCAACCGTGTTGCAATAGAAGGTTATTTTACTTCCATGGCCGACGCTAGTAAATCTGTGAAAGCGGCTGCTTCCAAAGGCGTGGCCGGAAAACTGGGAACCTATCTGGTCAACAAGCAAGGCATTGAAATAGCGCAAATCATTCAAAAAGGATTGATCGGTGCTGTTCAGCTGGACCACATCAGCAACGTGTTGCTCGATAAAGGACTTACCGCAGATAACAGCGCACTGGTTTCAGGCAAAAAATATACTGCCTTGGAACACAACTGGGATGAAGCCTACGGTTTGTTGACATTGAACCCAATTTACCTGGCTGGCGCGACCGACGCTGCCAGAAATTCCAACGAAAGCTTTATTGGATCTTACCTGTGGGAATACAACAAGGCCAGCTATGCAAAAATCCATCCTGCATTTTTGAAAGGCCGCGTTGCGATCGTCAACAAAGACAATACTGAACTGAAAACGCAGGCCACATTTATCCGTACCGAAATGGAGAAAGCCATCGCTGCTGCCGCATTGGGATACCTCGGTAAATGGAAAAGCGCAGCAACCGATGCAGCCCGCGCGCACGCCATCGGCGAAGGCCTTGGCTTTATTTACTCGCTTCGCTTCTGTACGATCAACGGTGCTGATGCTGCATTTTCAGACGGCCTGCTGGGTGGACTGGTCGGTTCACCAAACGGCTTCTGGGATTTGACTAACGAAAAAATAAATGCTGCTTCTGACGCTATCACGGCCAAATTCAAGCTGTAA
- the msrB gene encoding peptide-methionine (R)-S-oxide reductase MsrB yields the protein MKKSLLLAMLGTVAVLLQNCYGQSSSEQTTQTKKSAEYSHTDTSKVNKNNNDWQKILSPEVYQVARLKGTERPFTSAFEHSKEIGTFYCAVCGNPLFKSDAKYESGCGWPSFFEPINKKSIIEAKDNSLGMRRIEVMCGRCKSHLGHVFDDGPPPTGLRYCINGVVLDFEKAKTAEKKYNGKKKANAGS from the coding sequence ATGAAAAAATCACTTTTGCTTGCCATGTTGGGGACCGTAGCAGTTTTGCTGCAAAACTGCTACGGACAATCCTCATCAGAGCAAACTACCCAAACCAAAAAAAGCGCAGAATACTCTCATACTGACACTTCGAAAGTAAATAAAAACAACAATGACTGGCAGAAGATCCTTTCACCGGAAGTATACCAGGTAGCCAGGCTAAAAGGTACTGAAAGGCCATTTACCAGTGCATTTGAGCATTCCAAAGAGATTGGCACATTCTATTGTGCCGTTTGCGGTAACCCGCTTTTCAAGAGTGATGCCAAGTACGAAAGCGGCTGCGGATGGCCCAGCTTCTTTGAGCCCATCAATAAAAAATCAATTATTGAAGCCAAGGATAACAGCCTCGGCATGAGGCGCATTGAGGTCATGTGCGGACGTTGCAAATCGCACCTGGGCCATGTTTTCGACGACGGGCCCCCTCCTACCGGACTTCGTTATTGTATCAATGGGGTCGTGCTGGACTTTGAGAAGGCTAAAACAGCAGAAAAGAAATACAACGGAAAAAAGAAAGCCAACGCAGGCAGCTGA
- the bshB1 gene encoding bacillithiol biosynthesis deacetylase BshB1 translates to MKLDILAITAHPDDVELCCAGTLLSQMALGRKVGIVDLTRGELGTRGTPEGRIQEAQDAAAIMNIAVRDNVGLADGFFANNEAHQKAIIPYIRKYQPDIVITNAVNDRHPDHGRAGQLVADSCFYSGLRMIKTYDEQGNEQEAWRPKHIFHTVQDRYISPDFVVDISAFHDLKVEAIRAFKSQFHVPEYQGEDQPQSYISTPEFLEFVIARAREMGHAIGVSFGEGFTSAKKLGVKDLSAFI, encoded by the coding sequence ATGAAACTAGATATTTTAGCCATCACGGCCCATCCCGACGATGTCGAACTATGCTGTGCGGGCACGCTCTTGTCTCAAATGGCACTGGGCAGAAAAGTGGGCATTGTAGACCTTACCCGCGGCGAGCTAGGCACCAGAGGTACCCCGGAAGGCCGGATTCAGGAAGCCCAGGACGCGGCGGCGATCATGAATATCGCAGTGAGGGACAATGTGGGGCTTGCCGACGGCTTTTTTGCCAACAATGAAGCCCATCAAAAAGCAATTATTCCCTATATCCGCAAATACCAGCCTGATATTGTTATTACCAATGCCGTAAACGATCGCCACCCCGATCATGGAAGGGCCGGACAGCTGGTTGCCGACAGCTGCTTTTACTCGGGGTTGAGAATGATCAAAACCTACGACGAGCAAGGCAATGAGCAGGAAGCCTGGCGCCCCAAACATATTTTCCATACCGTTCAGGACCGCTATATCTCTCCGGATTTTGTCGTTGACATATCGGCATTCCACGATCTGAAAGTTGAGGCGATCCGCGCATTCAAAAGTCAGTTTCATGTGCCTGAATACCAGGGTGAAGACCAGCCCCAAAGCTACATCTCAACACCCGAGTTTCTAGAATTCGTTATAGCCCGCGCCCGGGAAATGGGACATGCCATCGGCGTCTCATTTGGAGAGGGTTTTACGAGCGCTAAAAAACTGGGAGTAAAAGATTTGTCAGCCTTTATTTAG
- a CDS encoding peptidoglycan DD-metalloendopeptidase family protein, whose product MKVKLIVSLLMTVCLISWNTQAQERGKFKRNPKINQSGNNANEGPTTKVTVPQAEDEYQVETSNLKFQSQFEPVKPLNPVVSEDTTTLDEGETEVVQVEDSILVADEWVKAAEYYVIWDARSINPYGLSPLEFDEPVDLKLYDPAANRMWSTPMTRTPTTSNFSYRWGRWHNGTDLDLETGDTVRSTYDGMVRIVAWDGSGYGRFILVRHYNGLETLYGHLSKQSVESGQLVKAGEMIGLGGNTGRSSGSHLHYENRYEGNPFDPRNIFDWDNAAIKSDHFLLTSSAWNHLRGKSNKSEFEAGDAPVAYTRSILHKVRSGDTLGSIASRYGVSISSIARRNRMSTRSTLRIGQKLRIK is encoded by the coding sequence ATGAAAGTAAAGCTTATTGTAAGTTTGCTAATGACCGTGTGTTTGATCTCCTGGAACACGCAAGCGCAAGAGCGAGGAAAATTCAAAAGAAATCCTAAAATCAATCAGTCCGGAAACAACGCCAACGAAGGACCTACTACCAAAGTGACCGTTCCGCAAGCCGAGGACGAGTACCAGGTAGAAACTTCCAATCTTAAATTTCAAAGCCAGTTTGAACCTGTCAAGCCCCTCAATCCGGTGGTGAGCGAGGATACCACTACCCTTGATGAAGGCGAGACGGAAGTTGTGCAGGTGGAAGATTCAATACTGGTGGCCGACGAATGGGTAAAAGCAGCAGAATATTACGTGATCTGGGATGCACGCAGCATTAATCCCTACGGGTTGAGCCCACTGGAATTTGACGAACCGGTCGATCTGAAACTGTATGATCCGGCTGCCAACCGCATGTGGAGCACGCCCATGACCCGCACGCCAACGACATCCAATTTCAGCTACCGCTGGGGCCGCTGGCACAATGGTACGGATCTGGACCTTGAAACTGGCGATACGGTGCGCTCGACTTATGACGGAATGGTCAGGATTGTGGCATGGGACGGTAGTGGTTACGGCCGTTTCATTTTAGTCAGGCATTATAATGGACTGGAAACACTATATGGCCACCTTTCAAAACAATCCGTAGAATCCGGTCAGCTGGTCAAAGCCGGAGAAATGATCGGCCTGGGCGGTAACACCGGCAGAAGCTCAGGTTCTCACCTGCATTATGAAAACCGGTACGAAGGCAACCCGTTTGACCCCAGAAACATTTTTGACTGGGACAATGCGGCCATCAAATCTGACCACTTTCTGCTCACCAGTTCCGCCTGGAATCACCTCAGGGGCAAATCCAACAAAAGTGAATTCGAGGCAGGGGATGCGCCAGTGGCCTATACCCGCTCTATTTTGCACAAAGTACGCTCCGGTGACACGCTGGGCTCGATTGCAAGCCGGTATGGGGTAAGTATTTCTTCGATCGCCCGGCGCAACAGAATGTCGACGCGTTCCACATTAAGGATCGGACAGAAGCTTCGCATCAAATAA
- the trxB gene encoding thioredoxin-disulfide reductase, with translation MSSEKVSCLIIGSGPAGYTAAIYASRAGLNPVLYQGAQPGGQLTITTEVDNYPGYPDGITGPEMMINFEKQAKRFGTDVRYGLATEVDFTTYPHKVIIDNKHEIHADSVIISTGASAKWLGLEDEERLNGRGVSACAVCDGFFFRGQDVVVVGAGDTAAEEASYLAKLCRKVYLLVRRDEMRASKIMQKRVEMLPNIEVLWNTETVKLNGEDGLESVLVKNNKTGQEQLLDATGFFVAIGHKPNTDIFKGYLHMDETGYIQTIKGSSCTNVKGVFACGDAQDNVYRQAITAAGTGCMAALDAERFLMEREVDIIIEETA, from the coding sequence ATGTCATCTGAGAAAGTTTCTTGCCTGATTATTGGCTCCGGCCCCGCCGGTTACACAGCCGCTATATATGCTTCCAGAGCAGGATTGAATCCTGTACTTTACCAAGGTGCCCAACCAGGCGGCCAGCTGACGATCACTACCGAGGTAGATAATTATCCAGGCTATCCCGACGGAATTACAGGCCCTGAAATGATGATCAATTTTGAAAAACAGGCCAAGCGTTTCGGAACCGACGTTCGCTACGGCCTCGCAACCGAAGTGGATTTTACGACCTATCCTCATAAAGTGATCATCGACAATAAGCATGAGATCCATGCTGATTCAGTGATTATTTCGACAGGTGCTTCCGCCAAATGGCTGGGCCTTGAAGATGAAGAAAGGCTAAATGGCCGCGGTGTTTCTGCCTGTGCGGTCTGTGATGGTTTCTTTTTCCGTGGTCAGGATGTAGTGGTGGTTGGCGCGGGAGATACTGCCGCTGAGGAAGCCAGCTACCTGGCTAAGCTTTGCCGTAAGGTATACCTGCTCGTGCGTCGCGACGAAATGCGCGCATCTAAAATCATGCAGAAAAGAGTGGAAATGCTTCCAAACATTGAAGTGCTTTGGAACACTGAAACTGTTAAGCTCAATGGTGAAGATGGACTCGAATCTGTATTGGTTAAAAATAATAAAACCGGCCAGGAGCAACTTTTGGACGCAACTGGTTTCTTTGTAGCAATAGGCCACAAACCCAACACAGATATTTTCAAAGGTTACTTGCATATGGATGAGACGGGCTACATCCAAACCATCAAAGGAAGCTCCTGCACGAATGTAAAAGGTGTTTTTGCTTGTGGTGATGCGCAGGACAATGTATACAGACAAGCCATTACCGCCGCCGGAACGGGCTGTATGGCGGCATTGGATGCCGAAAGATTTTTGATGGAACGCGAAGTGGACATTATTATCGAAGAGACAGCTTAA
- a CDS encoding OmpA family protein, with amino-acid sequence MRRVLIFFLLLSLHTLHVASAQDATLPRRAREIYDKAQAAWQARQLVEAATLFEKVLQEVPDSYDTHLRLAQIYELQRNVDLVKKHYYKVVALKPTAPQSAGAFQWLGRYHFNAERYDSAQVYFEKAYPLFPPKSSLSRLAEKSIASSIFAQHAIKNPLVIQKRSLGDTVNFLGTQYFPVMTADDETLIFTGLTENRDENIYITHRKQNGRAADGGATDGRAATGWEVPEEISKAINTSNNEGTCSVSADGRTLVFTACNRQDGFGSCDLYISHKDGRDWSAPVNLGQQVNTRDWESQPSLSADGHTLYFASDRKGGQGKRDIWMTHLDEKKQWTNPKNLGTTINTSDDENAPFIHANGRTLFYASNGLTGMGGFDIFISQRMDTVWSPSKNLGYPINTVADQVGMFIASDGQKAYYTDDTSERGKTRSLIYTFQLPESVQQMIIPTRYAKGRVFDKKTGTPLASEIDLFDLKTQQKVGAFTSDGKTGSFLTVLNSGGEYAFYVSKTGYLFKSLSFTVNDSASFVNLDIPLEAIEKDRAEVLNNIFFHTGQYELDDKSKVELNKMVEFLNKNRSIKIEISGHTDDVGSDSENMELSRKRALSVQQYLHKSGVSTERISSKGYGETKPVAANDSETARQMNRRIEWRIL; translated from the coding sequence ATGCGCCGGGTTCTGATTTTTTTTCTGTTATTAAGTCTTCACACACTGCACGTTGCCTCAGCACAAGATGCTACTTTGCCGAGACGGGCACGGGAAATTTACGACAAAGCGCAGGCTGCCTGGCAGGCGCGCCAACTCGTAGAAGCTGCTACGCTCTTTGAAAAAGTGCTTCAAGAGGTCCCCGACAGCTATGACACGCACTTGCGCCTTGCGCAGATCTATGAATTGCAGCGGAATGTCGACCTGGTAAAAAAACACTATTATAAGGTAGTCGCATTGAAACCAACGGCCCCTCAATCTGCCGGGGCTTTTCAATGGTTGGGCCGCTATCATTTCAATGCCGAGCGCTACGACTCAGCACAGGTTTATTTCGAAAAGGCCTACCCATTGTTTCCACCCAAATCAAGTCTTTCAAGACTAGCCGAAAAATCCATTGCTTCTTCCATATTTGCGCAGCATGCAATCAAAAATCCGCTTGTGATCCAGAAACGTTCGCTGGGCGATACGGTCAACTTTCTGGGCACGCAGTATTTCCCGGTCATGACCGCTGATGATGAGACGCTGATATTTACCGGGCTTACCGAAAATAGGGACGAGAATATTTACATTACCCACCGCAAACAAAATGGCCGGGCCGCGGACGGCGGGGCCACCGATGGCCGGGCCGCGACCGGCTGGGAAGTACCAGAAGAGATTTCAAAAGCAATCAATACGTCCAACAATGAGGGCACATGCAGTGTGTCGGCCGACGGCCGGACGCTGGTTTTTACAGCCTGCAACCGGCAGGATGGTTTTGGAAGCTGCGATCTATACATTTCCCATAAAGACGGCAGGGATTGGAGTGCGCCAGTCAATCTTGGTCAGCAGGTCAATACCCGTGACTGGGAGTCGCAGCCGTCACTCTCCGCTGACGGGCACACATTGTACTTCGCTTCCGACCGCAAAGGCGGGCAGGGTAAAAGAGACATCTGGATGACGCATTTAGATGAAAAGAAACAATGGACAAACCCCAAAAATCTGGGCACGACTATTAATACCTCAGACGATGAAAACGCGCCTTTTATCCATGCCAACGGACGCACGCTTTTTTACGCCTCCAATGGCCTGACCGGTATGGGCGGTTTCGACATTTTTATTTCCCAAAGAATGGACACGGTCTGGTCACCCTCAAAAAATCTGGGCTATCCCATCAACACGGTCGCCGACCAGGTAGGTATGTTCATTGCTTCCGATGGCCAGAAGGCCTACTATACCGATGATACTTCCGAAAGAGGCAAAACACGCTCGCTGATTTACACCTTTCAGCTTCCCGAGTCGGTTCAGCAGATGATCATTCCCACGCGCTATGCCAAAGGAAGGGTTTTTGATAAAAAGACCGGTACCCCGCTGGCCTCGGAGATTGACCTGTTTGATTTAAAAACCCAGCAAAAAGTAGGCGCATTTACATCTGACGGTAAAACCGGCTCATTTCTGACGGTCCTTAACAGTGGTGGAGAATACGCTTTTTATGTTTCCAAAACAGGCTACCTCTTTAAAAGTCTTTCCTTTACCGTCAATGATTCTGCCTCTTTTGTGAACCTTGATATTCCGCTGGAAGCCATTGAAAAAGACCGGGCCGAAGTACTCAACAATATTTTCTTTCACACCGGCCAGTACGAGCTTGACGACAAGTCAAAGGTGGAGCTCAACAAGATGGTCGAATTTTTAAATAAAAACAGGAGCATTAAGATTGAGATTTCCGGTCACACCGACGATGTGGGCTCGGACAGTGAAAACATGGAGCTTTCCCGTAAGAGAGCGTTGTCTGTACAACAATATTTGCATAAATCCGGGGTTAGCACAGAAAGGATCTCCTCAAAGGGTTACGGTGAGACAAAACCCGTGGCTGCCAACGACTCAGAAACCGCCCGCCAGATGAACCGGCGCATTGAATGGCGGATACTCTAA
- a CDS encoding 7-carboxy-7-deazaguanine synthase QueE, with protein sequence MEAFYTLQGEGQHSGKAAYFIRLGGCEVGCHWCDVKESWDASLHPRHSITSIVDGALQYPGRLAVVTGGEPLMYNLDELTAALQRAGFKTNIETSGVYPFTGHWDWVCFSPKKFKTPHPDIYQNAHELKAIIYNKSDFDFAEEHASQVSGDCALLLQPEWSKQQVMLPLIIDYIKDNPKWKMSLQTHKFMNIP encoded by the coding sequence ATGGAGGCCTTCTATACCCTGCAGGGCGAAGGCCAGCATAGTGGCAAAGCGGCTTACTTTATCCGCCTGGGCGGCTGCGAGGTGGGTTGTCACTGGTGTGATGTAAAAGAATCCTGGGATGCGAGTCTTCACCCCCGACACAGTATCACATCCATTGTGGATGGAGCATTGCAGTATCCAGGCCGACTGGCGGTTGTTACCGGCGGCGAGCCATTGATGTATAACCTGGATGAGCTGACTGCTGCCCTGCAAAGGGCGGGGTTCAAAACAAACATTGAAACCTCAGGCGTTTATCCATTCACCGGTCATTGGGACTGGGTGTGTTTTTCACCGAAAAAGTTTAAAACCCCACACCCGGACATCTATCAAAATGCCCATGAGCTCAAAGCCATTATCTACAATAAAAGTGATTTTGACTTTGCAGAAGAGCACGCCAGCCAGGTTTCGGGCGACTGCGCGCTACTGCTCCAGCCAGAATGGAGTAAGCAACAGGTGATGCTGCCTTTGATAATTGACTATATCAAAGACAATCCCAAATGGAAAATGTCGTTACAAACTCACAAGTTTATGAATATTCCATAA
- the mnmE gene encoding tRNA uridine-5-carboxymethylaminomethyl(34) synthesis GTPase MnmE has protein sequence MNTAKIHQQEVICALATPSGVGAIAIIRVSGLGAIAMVNSVFGGKNLENAESHTVHFGTIRSEEEVIDEVLVTIFKTPKSFTKEDSVEISCHGSDYIIRQILKLLITKGARIAKPGEFTQRAFLNGQFDLVQAEAVADLIAADSQASHKTALNQLRGGFSKKLASLRSELIHFASLIELELDFGEEDVEFAQREDLRRLINALQTTIAPLIDSFDFGNAIKEGVPVAIIGSPNVGKSTLLNALLNEEKAIVTSIAGTTRDVIEDTIVLGGLKFRFIDTAGIRQTVDLVESIGIQRSKAAMEKADIVIFLFDSQETLMENKQLASDLPAGKEVLFVLNKIDLHSDLSEKLAVDHQEVIQISAQTQKGLAGLTDRLVSLVHRQAAGDTVVTNLRHYEHLLKTNEALADVLNGLNTGITGDFLAQDIRLSLHHLGEITGTIVTDDLLDNIFSKFCIGK, from the coding sequence ATGAATACAGCGAAAATCCATCAACAGGAAGTCATATGCGCGCTTGCAACCCCATCTGGCGTGGGTGCTATTGCGATCATCCGGGTATCCGGACTCGGCGCTATTGCAATGGTTAATTCGGTCTTTGGAGGGAAAAATCTTGAAAACGCGGAAAGTCATACCGTTCATTTCGGGACGATACGGTCAGAGGAGGAAGTGATTGATGAGGTACTGGTCACGATTTTTAAAACACCAAAATCATTTACGAAAGAAGATTCGGTTGAAATTTCATGCCATGGCTCTGACTACATTATCCGCCAGATACTGAAACTGCTCATTACCAAGGGGGCGAGAATTGCCAAGCCCGGGGAGTTCACTCAGCGTGCTTTCCTGAACGGCCAGTTTGACCTGGTGCAAGCCGAAGCTGTCGCCGATCTGATCGCAGCAGATTCTCAGGCCAGCCATAAAACCGCATTGAATCAACTTCGGGGTGGATTTTCTAAAAAGCTGGCCTCACTTCGCAGCGAGCTGATTCATTTTGCTTCATTAATAGAGCTTGAACTGGATTTTGGCGAAGAAGATGTCGAGTTTGCGCAGCGCGAGGATCTGCGGCGTTTGATCAATGCCTTGCAAACTACGATTGCGCCGCTGATTGATTCCTTTGATTTCGGCAATGCAATTAAAGAAGGCGTACCGGTTGCCATCATCGGCTCGCCCAATGTAGGCAAGTCAACACTTTTGAATGCACTGCTCAACGAGGAAAAAGCGATTGTGACAAGCATTGCCGGCACGACAAGGGACGTGATCGAAGACACGATCGTGCTCGGCGGGCTTAAATTCAGATTTATAGATACGGCTGGAATCCGCCAAACGGTTGATCTGGTGGAGTCAATTGGGATACAGCGCTCCAAAGCGGCAATGGAAAAGGCTGATATCGTCATTTTCCTTTTTGACAGCCAGGAAACTTTAATGGAAAATAAACAGCTCGCCAGTGATTTACCGGCAGGGAAAGAGGTTTTGTTTGTTTTAAATAAAATTGACCTGCACTCAGATCTAAGCGAGAAGTTGGCCGTTGATCACCAGGAAGTCATTCAGATTTCGGCTCAAACCCAAAAAGGACTGGCAGGTCTGACTGATAGACTGGTGTCATTGGTGCACCGGCAAGCGGCAGGTGACACGGTAGTAACCAACCTGCGCCATTACGAGCACCTGCTCAAAACCAACGAAGCATTAGCCGACGTGCTCAACGGACTCAACACCGGGATTACAGGTGATTTTCTGGCGCAGGACATCAGACTGTCGCTACATCATCTGGGTGAGATTACGGGGACAATTGTGACGGATGATCTTTTGGATAATATTTTTAGTAAGTTTTGTATCGGGAAGTAA
- a CDS encoding YgaP family membrane protein: MKSNMGSADKIIRVLLALSAAVLYFTGITSGTPGIALMAIGAVLLVTSFLNFCPLYTIFGISTRNKK; the protein is encoded by the coding sequence ATGAAATCAAACATGGGATCTGCCGATAAAATAATTCGTGTGCTACTCGCCCTTTCGGCTGCGGTATTATACTTTACAGGCATAACATCTGGAACGCCAGGTATCGCTTTGATGGCGATCGGGGCCGTATTGCTGGTAACGTCCTTTCTGAATTTTTGCCCGCTCTACACGATTTTCGGTATCTCCACCAGAAATAAAAAATAA